TCTCCGGCTGGCGCGACCTCGTTCGGTTCGTCGAGACCGCCGCCGAGGTGGGGCTCAAGGGCACCGTTCGGCCGGGCCCGTACATCTGCGCGGAGTGGGACTTCGGTGGCCTGCCGGCCTGGCTGCTGGCCGACCCGGATCTGCCGGTGCGTTGCAACGAGCCTGCCTACCGCGACCTGGTCGACGAGTGGTTCGGGGTCCTGCTGCCGCGGCTCGCCCCACTGCGGGCGACCCGCGGTGGCCCGGTGATCGCGTTCCAGGTGGAGAACGAGTACGGCAGCTACGGCAACGACCAGGCGCACCTGGACCACCTGCGGAAAACCATGCGCGGCAACGGGATCGACAGCATGCTGTTCTGCTCGAACGGCCCCGTCGGGGTGGATGCTGCGTGGTGGGAACCTGCCGGACGTGCTCGCCACCGTGAACTGGCGGGGAGGTTTCGATACGGGGTGGGGAAACCGGTGAAGTCGTGGGAACTGCCCTCTTCCTGGGGCTCCTCGGCTTGCACCTTCGGCTTGTCGTCGAAGCTCGCCGCGGCAGGAGGAGGGCCGAACCTGGCTGACAGTCCTGAGCATCTTCGCTGTCCTGGCCGCGATCCTCACGTCGGCCACGGAGCACGCCCCAGCGCTACTGGCCGCGATCCCGCCGCTGTGCGCAGCGGTCTTCATGCACCGGTCTGCGGCCAATCGCTACTACCAGCAGGTCGGTGCTTCGTGCGCGCGGTCAGCGCGGTGCTCTGCGTCGGGCGGGGGAACTGACCGCGGCTAAGCCGGATGGGTGGTGAACCTGCTTGCTGCCGTCGTCGTACGTGGCACCGAGACGTGACCACCGACGGAGGAGCTGTACGTGGGACGAGGTTCGGTTGTACGAAGGCGGGTGGCCAGGGGCAGCGCCGCCGTGGTCGCCGTGTCGGTCGTGGTCGGGGCGACGGCAGCGATGCCGCACGCGATCGCCCAGCCGACCGCGGATGTGGCGTTGGAGTGGTACGACGTGTCCGCGGCAACCGTGAACGCGGCGGACATTCCGGCATCGGCGCAGATCACGAAGAATCGCGCGTGGGCGATCTCGTGGCTCGCCGCGGCCCGGGCGATTCGCCCCGAGCTGGCGACGGGGCAACCGCACGAGTACGAGCAAGCAGCGATTGCATCAGCAGTCCACACCGCGCTGTCGGACCTGGTGCCAAGCCGCCAGGCGGAGTTGAACGCCGCTCTGGCGCGCACTCTGGGCCGGATCCCGGACGGCCCCGCTGAGAAGCGGGGCGTTCGCATCGGCCGTGAGCAGGCGCGCTTCGTGCTCGCGGACCGGGAGAACGACGGATTGGACCCGGAGTCGGTCAACGGCGAGTACCCACCCGGGGAACCAGCTCCCGGGGTCTGGCAGCCCACGCCGCCGACGTACGGGGCCGCCATCCAAGCCGGATCGAGGTACGCGAAGCCGTTCTTGCTGGACGACCCGGCCCAGTTCCGGTTGGGGCCGCCACCCGAGCTCGGCTCCGAACGTTACCGGAGCGATCTGGCCGAGGTTCGTGCGTTGGGCGTCGCGGGCAGTGCGGCGCGCACCGACGAGCAGACCAGGACGGCCGAGTTCTGGGAGCAGTCCACGCAGGAGGCCTACGCCTGGGTCCTGCGCTCCGCGCTCGAGCAGTCCCGGCAGCCGCTGTTCCAGCGCGTCGGCATGGTGGCGATCTTCAACGTCGCCCTCGTGGACACACAGATCGCCACCTCCGACAGCAAGTACACCTACGCCCGCTGGCGACCTGTCACGGCCATCCGGGCAGCCGACGACGGCGACGGGGATCCGGGCACCACACCAGACGCGGACTGGACACCGGAGGCCACAACCCCGTTGCACCCCGATTATCCCAGCGGGCACAACACCTATGCAGGTGCAGCGGAAGCCGTGTTGACGGCGCTGACCGGCGCGGGACCGGACGAGGCCGTCACCATCGGAAGCTCGACAGCGCCGGGGGAGTACCGCACCTACGCGGAATGGTCGCAGCTCACCGACGAAGTGCTCGACGCCCGAGTCTGGTCCGGTCTGCACACGCGGACCGCTGATGAAGCCGGTGTCGTGCTCGGTCGCGACGTCGCGGAGCACGACCTGCGAATGGCCTTCCGGCTACTGCGGTGATGTGGGAGAACCGGTCGCCCGTGGGCAGCAGTCGGCCACGGGCGACCGGTTCGCGGGTCAGCCCCCCGGTGCAGCGGTCTTGATCGCTTCACCCCTGGGGTCGACGAGGTACCAGACCTGCATCTTGTTCTGCCCCTTGGTGTCTCCGGCCGCCATGTCCTGGGCGAAGTAGTAGAGCGGCTGGCCGGCGAAGGTGATCTGCTGACCGCCGCCGTCGGGCCGGTTCGCGGTGCCGAGCTGTGCCGGGTCCACACCTGGGCCGGCCTGGGGAGTCCCGGTCAGGGGCGGCCATTGCGTCGCGCACTGTCCCGCGCACTTGGAGATGCCGGGCTCGTCCTTCGTGTACAGGTAGAGCGTCCGCCCCGATGCGTCGACGAGGTAGTCACCGGTAGGCGCGCTGCGGATGCTCACCACAGTCGGGGCTTCGGTGGTTGCGCTGGGCGTTTGGGAAGCGGATTCGGTCTGCTCACCAGAACTGCACGCGGCGATGGCCAAGGTGCAAGCGGTGGTGGCGATGACAGCGATTCTGCGCAACGGCATGGTGTCCCTTCCTTCTGGGCTGCGTCGCCTCCCACTACGTCCGCCGCCCTCGGTCGGTTCAAGGGAGAATCAGCGGCTGGATCCCCGAACCGCAGGTGCGCTCGCGACGTACACCCGGGCGCAGGAGGGATCGACCGATGTTGGACGGGGTGCGATGACAGCGAACGAGCAACTGCTCCGCGCGATGTACGAAGAGTACGGAGGCATGCTGATCGCGTTCGTCCTGCGGTACACGGCCGATCGGCAGCGAGCTGAGGACGTCGTGCAGGAGACCTTGCTGCGGGCGTGGCGCAATCTGGATTCGATCGACCCCGGCCGTGGTGACCCGCGGTCCTACCTGTTCTCGATCGCACGGAACATCCTGATCGATGACTGGCGTGCCGCCCAGCGTCGCCCTCGCCTGGTCAGCGATGACGCGGCCGTCGAGTCGCTGCCGGCTGCCGACGGTCTGGACCGGATGCTGGACGGTTGGCTCGTCGGTGAGGCGCTCCAACGACTGTCCACCCAGCACCGCGCCGTCGTCGTCGCGCTGTACTTCCGGGGGCTCAGCGTGGCTGAAACCGCAGAGCGGCTCGGGATTCCGCGAGGAACGGTGAAGTCACGCGCCTACTACGCGGTCCGATCGTTGAGAATGACCTTGGAAGAAATGGGGGTTGTCCGGTGAACGAGGAGCACGCGGCGATCCGCGAGCTGTTGGGGGCTTACGTGCTCGGCGGTCTGGACCCGGACGAGCGCCGACAGCTCGAGGAACACCTCGGCCACTGCGCCGAGTGCCGGGAAGAGCTGTCCGGCTACGCAGGCCTGCCCGGCTTGCTGCACCGCGCCGGACCGCCCCCGAAGCCGGTCGAACCGCCGGAGTCGATGTGGGCGGAGCTGATCCTGAAAGCCCGCACCGAACGAACGCCCGCACCGCGCAAGCGCAGGTGGCTGCTGGCCGCGGCCGCAGCGGTCCTGCTCGGCGCGGGAGCGCTCGGCGGCATGGCCGCGGCCTCCTGGTCACCGCAGGGCGCTGACCTGGTGGCTGCGGTCGGTGTGACCTCGCACGGGCACGGCAAACTGGAAGGTCGTCCGTGGGGGACTGCGGTGTCCCTGCACCTGGAGAACCTGCCGCCCGACGACCGATTCGTGGCGTGGGTGGTGGCCCGCGACGGCCGCATGGACCAGGCCGCCACGTGGTCGCGAACCCCAACCGGGGAAGCACGACTGTCCGGTGCGTCCTCGATCCCCCGCGACCAGGTGGCCAAGCTGCTCGTCACCACGGGTACCGGCAGGCAACTCCTGGAGTTGAGCGCGTGAAGCCTGCGGGAGCTGACCGAATCGACCTTCCTGATCGGTAGAGATGAGCTGAGCGGTCGGCGGTTTCGCGGACCGTCAGCGCTAGCCTCCCGAGTGCCTGGGTGTCCGGTCGGATTCGTGCGAGGCGGGCAGCGACCGGCCAACCGGTCAATCCCGCCGGTGTCGGTGATGTCGGCGTGGGCCAAGACCGTCATCGGGGGGCTCCTCAGCTCGCTGCAACCGAGCGGCTAAACCCGAAGCGCCTGCTCAGGCGGGAGATACCGGGCTTGCCGCGCCCCGCGGTCCGGCGGGGCGCCCTCGCCCGCCGCGCCACAGGCGGGCCAGCTTCATTGAGAACCCCGGGTAGTCGGAGCAGCATCCACGCGATGCCGAGCAACCTGAGTGCGACAAGACACCACCCGTCGACGCGTTCCTCAGCATTCGCACATCGGCAGATCCGGGACAGGTAACCGTGTCCCGAAGCTGCGTTCCCGCTGCATGTGCCGTGGTGGCTGTTCGGGGGCATCCTCCGCGACCTCCGACTGCCACCCGGCGGCGTCACCCGATCCTGGAACTCCGTGGTCGACATCCGAGCGCGGATGGCAAGCCGATCACGGTCAGATCCGCGGCGAACCGTGCCCCTGCCCCGACACATCGGCGAACGCCACGAGGCGACGGCCCTTGCCGGCCTGCAGGCTCAGCGCGAGGACACTGGGCCGTCTGCCGCGGTTCTGGTGCGGTTTCCCCAAACACGGGAAATATCGCCACTTTGGGGATTCAAGTCCCTCGGACGCAAGTGTCTCAAGCTCCAACTTGGCGCCGAGATAGCCACCGCGCCGTCAGCTTGGCCCGTAGCCCTTGGGATCGCAGGTCATTTGCACGGATGCGGTTGGCCGCTTCTTCGTTCCCCACACCCGAACGATCATGCAGTCGGCGGCCGCCAGCTCAAGATCAATACCGCGATTCATCTGCACGGTGTCCTGACAACCAACGCGAACCAGCCGGTCGCCATTTATGATCTTGGGCTGGTTGAGTTGATGCCGACTGAGTAGGGGACAGGCCCGTCCCGCGGTCACCGGATTCCGCGTCACGCGGGGTGGTACGAATGGTTCGAGCTGGTGCTCGCGCGCACAGTCGCCGCTGGTCTGAGGGCCTTCGCCGGCTTCGCGCCCGCGGACGCCGGTGGCGTGCAGGATGCTGATCGCACCCTCCTCAACATTCTCTTCGCCGGTCCGGACCATGTCTTCCGGCTCAACGGGACCCGTGTCGAGATCTTCTCTGGCCTGGGGATCATCTCGTTAGGCCTCTTGGGTGCGGTCAAGTGGGGGAGTGCTGCCGCAAGATCGAGCGCCGCTCTTCCTCACCCATCGATTCTTGGGGCCACTCTCGTGGAACGGCCCGGTGCCTGCCCACTCGGATGGAATCGGCCTCGCCATTCATCTGTCTCGTGAGGTGAGGCAGAAATCTGCCCGAGCAATCAAATTCCGCTCGGGTCGAATAGCTTGCTCTTTCAGCTTCCGCCGCCACCGGGCTGGATCCAAGCGACTTGACTCCCTGCACGCTGCGGAACGAGTTCAGTTTCAGCGGAGCGCCTCATTCGGATCGCCCCATCGAGGTGTATCAAGAAATTTGAGGAAATCTGCTGCTCGCCCGGGAACGCCAACTCCCGTTGCGTCCCATCGTCCGCAAATGTTCCGCCAACGGCCGCGGACTCGCTCGGAGCTGGAGCGGGCATCGAGACCGGCATCCTGTCAAGACCGAATCTCGACGCAACCTTCAGGCGGACTTCGCGCTTGTTCATCACCGCGAGCAGTGGGCGAACAGGCTGGTCAGGGCTGTCGACGGCCTGCTCGCCGCCGGGATCGCCACGCGGCGGATCGCGTTCGACATCGGCGCACCCTCCCTCCTCGGCGATCGAACTCGACCCCTTTCGCGCCCATGGAAACCATTTTCCCAACATTGCCGGAATTTGAGGCGGCGCTCGTTGGGGCGATTCATCCGAACCCCAGGTGGGGAACGCTTCTCCGTCACGTCGAAAGCGACATTTCGCCCAAGATCGTTCCAGGTCCCGACCGGCGCGAAACGTCCATTGTGGTCAGCTTCGACATCGGGCGTGCACTCGTGTATCGCGTTGGGGATTCGCGCGCTCAAAGCTAGCGTTTGTGATGCACAACACGGCTTCTGCGGATGCCTTTCACGCCGAACTAAAAGGATTGTCGATCCCCGATCGGGTGATATAGGCTTCTGCCGCTGACCCGACCGACGGCCGGAAAAGGGACTTCATCAATCATGTTGTCTTCCGAAGACTTGCTGGAAAGCGCTGCCCTCGACGCCACCACCGCGGCATCCGGGTCGCTCGATTCGTTCCCGGTCCTCGGCATCGACCACCTCCGATTCGTCGTGGGCAATGCCAAGCAGGCCGCGCACTTCTACGCGACGGCATTCGGCATGCGCTGCGCCGCGTACCGGGGGCCGGAGACCGGGTATCGCGATCGGGCCGAGTACCTCATGGTCGCCGGGCGAGCCCGGTTCCTGCTCACCGGTGCGGCCCGTCCGGGCACCGAGATCGACCGCCACCTGGCGGTCCACGGCGACGGCGTCGTCGACATCGCGCTGCGGGTCGCCGATGTGGACCGCGCGTACGAGAACGCAGTGCAGCGCGGCGCGACCGGGCTGGAGACGCCGCACGACGCTGAAGGCGCCGACGGTGTGCGGCTCGCGGCGATCGCGACCTTCGGCGACGTCCGGCACACGCTCGTCGAGCGGACCGACGACGCGGTGTTCCTGCCGGGCTTCGAGGAGCGGGAATCGACCGGTTCCGCCGAGGGAGCCTTTTTCGAGATCGACCACGTGGTCGGGAACGTCGAGCTCGGCCGGATGAACGAGTGGGTGGAGTTCTACCAGCGGGTGATGGGCTTCACGAACATGAAGGAGTTCGTCGGCGACGACATCGCCACCGAGTACTCGGCGCTGATGTCGAAGGTGGTCGCCGACGGGGAGCACAAGGTCAAGTTCCCCATCAACGAGCCGGCCGCAGGCGAGAAGAAGTCGCAGATCGACGAGTTCCTGGAGTTCAACGGCGGCCCCGGGGTGCAGCACATCGCGCTGGCCACCGACGACATCACCGCGGCGGTGCGCCGGATGCGCGCGGCCGGGGTGCAGTTCCTGGACACGCCGGACGCCTACTACGACACGTTGGAGGAGTGGGTCGGGGAAACCCGGGTGCGGCTGGACGAACTGCGGGAGCTCAAGATCCTCGCGGACCGCGACGAGGACGGCTACCTGCTGCAGATCTTCACCGCGCCGGTCCAGGACCGGCCGACGCTGTTCTTCGAACTGATCGAGCGCCACGGCTCGCAGGGATTCGGCAAGGGCAACTTCAAGGCCCTGTTCGAAGCTGTCGAGCGCGAGCAGGCCCGGCGCGGAAACCTCTGATCGGCCTCGGCGGGAGGACCCCGTACCCGATGACATCGAACTCACTTGAGACCGCACCACGTCCGCTGCTGGCCTTCGTGCGCCTGGGGCGCCCGAAGTTCCTCTTCCAGAGCATGCTGGTGGTCGCCGCCGGCGTCACGATCGCCGTTCACAGCGGCCACCAGGCGAACCTCGGCTGGTACCTGGTGACCCTGCTGTTCGCGTGGTGCACGCACCTGATGACGCACTACTGCAACGAGTACTTCGACCTGGAGGCCGACCGGGCCAATGCCGCACCCACGTCCTGGACCGGCGGCAGCCGGATCCTGGTCGGCGGACACCTGCGGCCCGAGGTGAGCCTCGGCGCGGCGTTCGTGCTGCTGTTCGTCGGGGTGCTGCTGATCGCGCTGCTGCCGAGCCTGGAGACCCGGCTGGTGGCGACGGCGATCATCGCGGTGGCCTGGCTCTACACCGCTCCTCCGCTGCGGCTGAACTACCACGGCCTGGGCGAGGTCAGCAGCGCGCTGGTGCTGTACGGGCTGGGACCGCTGCTGGCGTGGGTCGTGCAGGCCGGGACGATCGAGCCCGCCGGGCTGGGCTACGTCGGCGTGCTGTTCGTGTTCCAGTTCCTGCGGATGTCCATCATGAACCTCTCCGACATCGAAGGGGACCGGGCCACCGGCAAGCGCACCCTCGCGGTGCGGCTCGGCGCGGCCGGGCTGATCCGGCTGTTCGCGGCCGGCCAGCTCGTCGGGTACGCGGCGATCGCGCTGCTGCTGGTCACCGGCGTGATCCCGGTTTCGGCCGGGCTGTTGATGCTGGCCACCGCTCCGGTGCCGATCTGGGTGACCCGGCAGCTGACCACGGGTGCGCTCGCCGACCCGCGACGGGCCAACGCGGTGACGTTCTGGGCGTCGATGCACATGCCGCTGACCTCCTCGTCGATCATCGTCGGTCTCCTGGTGGACCTGGGAGTCCACGGTGGACTGCTGTGGCAACCGTGGCTGGCGGTGGTCGGGGCGACCTTCCTGATCTTCGGCACCTGGCTGGTGCGCGCCACGCAGGCCAACCGCGCCAGCGCGCCGAGCCCAGCCGGGTGAGAACCCACCCGAA
This portion of the Saccharopolyspora antimicrobica genome encodes:
- a CDS encoding prenyltransferase, encoding MTSNSLETAPRPLLAFVRLGRPKFLFQSMLVVAAGVTIAVHSGHQANLGWYLVTLLFAWCTHLMTHYCNEYFDLEADRANAAPTSWTGGSRILVGGHLRPEVSLGAAFVLLFVGVLLIALLPSLETRLVATAIIAVAWLYTAPPLRLNYHGLGEVSSALVLYGLGPLLAWVVQAGTIEPAGLGYVGVLFVFQFLRMSIMNLSDIEGDRATGKRTLAVRLGAAGLIRLFAAGQLVGYAAIALLLVTGVIPVSAGLLMLATAPVPIWVTRQLTTGALADPRRANAVTFWASMHMPLTSSSIIVGLLVDLGVHGGLLWQPWLAVVGATFLIFGTWLVRATQANRASAPSPAG
- the hppD gene encoding 4-hydroxyphenylpyruvate dioxygenase — encoded protein: MLSSEDLLESAALDATTAASGSLDSFPVLGIDHLRFVVGNAKQAAHFYATAFGMRCAAYRGPETGYRDRAEYLMVAGRARFLLTGAARPGTEIDRHLAVHGDGVVDIALRVADVDRAYENAVQRGATGLETPHDAEGADGVRLAAIATFGDVRHTLVERTDDAVFLPGFEERESTGSAEGAFFEIDHVVGNVELGRMNEWVEFYQRVMGFTNMKEFVGDDIATEYSALMSKVVADGEHKVKFPINEPAAGEKKSQIDEFLEFNGGPGVQHIALATDDITAAVRRMRAAGVQFLDTPDAYYDTLEEWVGETRVRLDELRELKILADRDEDGYLLQIFTAPVQDRPTLFFELIERHGSQGFGKGNFKALFEAVEREQARRGNL
- a CDS encoding vanadium-dependent haloperoxidase, encoding MARGSAAVVAVSVVVGATAAMPHAIAQPTADVALEWYDVSAATVNAADIPASAQITKNRAWAISWLAAARAIRPELATGQPHEYEQAAIASAVHTALSDLVPSRQAELNAALARTLGRIPDGPAEKRGVRIGREQARFVLADRENDGLDPESVNGEYPPGEPAPGVWQPTPPTYGAAIQAGSRYAKPFLLDDPAQFRLGPPPELGSERYRSDLAEVRALGVAGSAARTDEQTRTAEFWEQSTQEAYAWVLRSALEQSRQPLFQRVGMVAIFNVALVDTQIATSDSKYTYARWRPVTAIRAADDGDGDPGTTPDADWTPEATTPLHPDYPSGHNTYAGAAEAVLTALTGAGPDEAVTIGSSTAPGEYRTYAEWSQLTDEVLDARVWSGLHTRTADEAGVVLGRDVAEHDLRMAFRLLR
- a CDS encoding anti-sigma factor family protein, with product MNEEHAAIRELLGAYVLGGLDPDERRQLEEHLGHCAECREELSGYAGLPGLLHRAGPPPKPVEPPESMWAELILKARTERTPAPRKRRWLLAAAAAVLLGAGALGGMAAASWSPQGADLVAAVGVTSHGHGKLEGRPWGTAVSLHLENLPPDDRFVAWVVARDGRMDQAATWSRTPTGEARLSGASSIPRDQVAKLLVTTGTGRQLLELSA
- a CDS encoding beta-galactosidase is translated as MRALGLNTADTYVAWNFHEPRRGTVDFSGWRDLVRFVETAAEVGLKGTVRPGPYICAEWDFGGLPAWLLADPDLPVRCNEPAYRDLVDEWFGVLLPRLAPLRATRGGPVIAFQVENEYGSYGNDQAHLDHLRKTMRGNGIDSMLFCSNGPVGVDAAWWEPAGRARHRELAGRFRYGVGKPVKSWELPSSWGSSACTFGLSSKLAAAGGGPNLADSPEHLRCPGRDPHVGHGARPSATGRDPAAVRSGLHAPVCGQSLLPAGRCFVRAVSAVLCVGRGN
- a CDS encoding sigma-70 family RNA polymerase sigma factor, whose translation is MVSLPSGLRRLPLRPPPSVGSRENQRLDPRTAGALATYTRAQEGSTDVGRGAMTANEQLLRAMYEEYGGMLIAFVLRYTADRQRAEDVVQETLLRAWRNLDSIDPGRGDPRSYLFSIARNILIDDWRAAQRRPRLVSDDAAVESLPAADGLDRMLDGWLVGEALQRLSTQHRAVVVALYFRGLSVAETAERLGIPRGTVKSRAYYAVRSLRMTLEEMGVVR
- a CDS encoding COG4315 family predicted lipoprotein yields the protein MPLRRIAVIATTACTLAIAACSSGEQTESASQTPSATTEAPTVVSIRSAPTGDYLVDASGRTLYLYTKDEPGISKCAGQCATQWPPLTGTPQAGPGVDPAQLGTANRPDGGGQQITFAGQPLYYFAQDMAAGDTKGQNKMQVWYLVDPRGEAIKTAAPGG